One window of the Labilibaculum sp. genome contains the following:
- a CDS encoding ROK family protein translates to MKEVALGIDIGGTNTVFGCIDSKGNCLATGSLPTQKHAAIEDYLNELFFEVESAMNGSAEKMQIIGVGIGAPNASFYTGTIENAANLRWKGSVPLASLVKKRIDVPVIITNDANAAAMGEKVFGAAKGMDNFIVITLGTGLGSGIVVNGDLLYGHDGFAGEVGHMIVRASGRECGCGRKGCLETYVSATGVKRTVYKLLARHMGDSELRNVPFSRLTAKMVAEAAGRGDLVAKETFEYTARMLGEVLANVVAVTSPQAIFLFGGLTKAGDILFNPVAETLEEQLLSIYKGKVKILASGIEDDAAVLGAASLIWNKR, encoded by the coding sequence ATGAAGGAAGTTGCTTTAGGTATCGATATAGGTGGAACCAATACTGTTTTTGGCTGTATTGATTCAAAGGGGAATTGTTTGGCAACAGGGAGTCTGCCAACTCAAAAGCACGCGGCTATTGAGGATTATTTGAATGAGTTGTTTTTTGAGGTTGAATCTGCTATGAATGGATCAGCTGAAAAAATGCAAATTATTGGAGTTGGTATTGGTGCTCCAAATGCCAGTTTTTACACCGGAACTATTGAAAATGCTGCGAATTTGCGATGGAAGGGGAGTGTGCCTTTAGCCAGTTTGGTGAAAAAGAGAATTGATGTCCCGGTCATTATTACCAATGATGCCAATGCTGCGGCAATGGGAGAAAAGGTTTTTGGTGCCGCAAAAGGAATGGATAATTTCATCGTGATTACTCTTGGTACCGGATTAGGAAGTGGAATTGTAGTAAATGGCGACTTGTTGTATGGCCACGATGGTTTTGCAGGTGAAGTTGGACATATGATTGTTCGCGCCAGCGGACGGGAATGTGGTTGTGGACGCAAAGGTTGTTTGGAAACTTATGTGTCGGCAACAGGAGTTAAAAGAACTGTTTATAAGTTGCTGGCACGGCACATGGGCGATAGTGAGTTGAGAAATGTTCCATTTAGCAGGCTGACAGCAAAAATGGTTGCAGAAGCTGCCGGCAGAGGCGATTTGGTTGCAAAAGAAACATTTGAATATACTGCAAGAATGTTGGGAGAGGTTCTGGCTAATGTGGTTGCTGTAACCAGTCCTCAGGCAATCTTTCTATTTGGAGGATTGACAAAGGCTGGAGATATTCTCTTTAATCCGGTTGCAGAAACACTCGAAGAACAACTTCTTTCCATCTACAAAGGGAAAGTTAAAATATTAGCTTCCGGAATTGAGGATGATGCAGCGGTTTTAGGTGCAGCATCTTTAATCTGGAACAAAAGATAA
- a CDS encoding sugar MFS transporter, with protein sequence MVSISTNIGKSNSGEKAQGMNYKGALALLTSLFFMWGFLTCMNDILIPHLKGLFDLSITQAMLVQFTFFGAYFLMSLPAGWIIGKIGYKMGIVTGLGIAAIGAALFFPAAAFLSYGFFLFALFVLAVGIVILQVAANPFVAELGTPETASSRLNLTQGFNSLGTTVAPIFGAYLILDNTSVDIAGKAEAVQMPYVGLAIALAVIAVIFALVKLPKIQDAEEEKAEGSVWRFRHLILGALAIFTYVGAEVSIGSALVMYFGDEGLHLFGEAEAASYVSVFWGGAMIGRFIGSAIMQKVSASKVLAFNSVMVVVLVVVSMLTNGYVAMWSLVLVGLFNSIMFPTIFTLAIDGLGKYTSQGSGILCLAIVGGAIIPMIMGVLADNFGLRNSFALTIICYGYILFYALRGHKHA encoded by the coding sequence ATGGTCTCAATTAGTACGAATATTGGTAAGAGTAATTCCGGAGAAAAAGCTCAGGGAATGAACTATAAAGGAGCTTTAGCTCTGTTAACGTCTCTGTTTTTTATGTGGGGATTTTTGACTTGCATGAATGATATTTTAATTCCTCATTTAAAAGGATTGTTTGATTTGTCAATTACGCAGGCCATGCTTGTACAGTTTACCTTTTTTGGAGCCTATTTTTTAATGTCATTGCCGGCAGGTTGGATTATTGGAAAGATCGGTTATAAAATGGGAATTGTAACAGGATTGGGTATTGCTGCTATTGGTGCAGCATTGTTTTTTCCTGCAGCGGCATTCCTGTCTTACGGATTTTTTCTTTTTGCCTTGTTCGTGTTGGCTGTTGGGATTGTTATTCTTCAGGTGGCAGCAAATCCGTTTGTTGCAGAATTAGGTACGCCCGAAACGGCTTCAAGCCGCTTGAATCTTACTCAGGGATTTAATAGTCTGGGAACCACTGTTGCTCCAATTTTTGGGGCTTATTTAATATTGGATAACACAAGTGTAGATATTGCAGGTAAGGCGGAAGCAGTTCAAATGCCATATGTTGGGTTGGCAATTGCGCTGGCTGTTATTGCAGTGATTTTTGCATTGGTGAAATTGCCGAAAATTCAGGATGCTGAGGAAGAAAAAGCAGAGGGATCGGTATGGAGATTCAGACATTTAATTTTGGGTGCACTTGCCATTTTTACTTATGTTGGAGCAGAGGTTTCCATAGGAAGTGCTTTGGTAATGTATTTTGGAGACGAAGGATTGCACCTGTTTGGTGAAGCCGAAGCGGCCAGCTATGTTTCCGTATTTTGGGGCGGAGCAATGATCGGCAGGTTTATAGGATCAGCAATCATGCAAAAGGTATCGGCCTCAAAAGTATTGGCTTTTAATTCTGTTATGGTTGTGGTTTTAGTTGTTGTTAGTATGCTTACTAACGGATATGTTGCCATGTGGAGTCTTGTTTTGGTAGGATTGTTTAACTCAATTATGTTTCCAACTATTTTTACCCTTGCAATTGATGGTTTGGGTAAATATACAAGTCAGGGTTCAGGTATTTTGTGTTTAGCGATTGTTGGTGGTGCAATAATTCCTATGATAATGGGAGTGCTGGCCGATAATTTTGGATTGCGTAATTCATTTGCATTAACCATTATCTGTTACGGATACATTTTATTCTATGCCTTAAGGGGACATAAACACGCGTAA
- a CDS encoding AraC family transcriptional regulator yields MSLLLEEIPIKNEHSFRSKIDVLPHIEVPWHHHPEFELIYIEKSRGTLVVGDCIDNFKDGDLIFIGPNTPHVMKNDESYYRKENDLRAIAWVVHFKEDSFGKEFFLLPEMYRIKKFLTKSFQGVRIEGSSKYKIIQHLKTLHSSEFAQRILVLLQILQVLALSDDLEYLASDNFVETFQHRNNQKLYQIYEYVSKNFQQKIELDEAAKIANMSKTAFCRFFKSKTNKTFSEFLNEMRINYAKKLLAEGRLTVAQIAYECGFNSPSYFNKTFKLSTGKSPLQLRGKSLEAFRS; encoded by the coding sequence ATGTCGCTACTACTTGAAGAGATACCGATAAAGAATGAGCATTCGTTCCGGTCTAAGATTGATGTTTTACCGCACATTGAAGTTCCGTGGCACCATCATCCCGAATTTGAATTGATCTACATTGAAAAAAGCAGAGGTACTTTGGTGGTTGGCGACTGTATTGACAATTTTAAAGATGGTGATTTGATATTTATTGGGCCCAACACTCCTCATGTAATGAAGAACGATGAGTCTTACTACCGAAAAGAAAATGATTTGCGGGCCATTGCCTGGGTCGTTCATTTCAAAGAGGATAGTTTTGGCAAAGAGTTCTTTCTATTGCCTGAAATGTATCGAATTAAGAAGTTCCTGACCAAATCGTTTCAGGGAGTACGGATTGAAGGCAGTTCAAAATACAAGATCATTCAGCATTTAAAAACACTTCATTCATCGGAATTCGCCCAGCGGATTCTTGTACTGCTGCAGATATTGCAGGTTTTGGCTCTATCGGATGATCTGGAGTATCTGGCTTCGGATAATTTTGTAGAAACTTTCCAGCACAGAAACAATCAAAAACTGTATCAGATTTATGAATACGTAAGTAAAAACTTTCAGCAAAAAATAGAATTGGACGAAGCCGCCAAAATTGCCAACATGAGTAAAACAGCATTTTGCCGCTTTTTTAAAAGCAAAACGAATAAAACCTTTTCTGAATTCCTGAATGAAATGCGTATTAATTATGCAAAAAAGCTTCTTGCCGAAGGAAGGTTAACCGTGGCCCAGATTGCCTACGAATGCGGATTCAACAGTCCCTCCTACTTCAACAAAACATTTAAATTGTCCACAGGAAAATCACCTCTTCAGCTAAGAGGAAAAAGTCTGGAAGCTTTCCGATCCTAA